In one Lycium barbarum isolate Lr01 chromosome 7, ASM1917538v2, whole genome shotgun sequence genomic region, the following are encoded:
- the LOC132603766 gene encoding uncharacterized protein LOC132603766 yields the protein MWRRSASFILDKNQNDVVTMDSNPNPNPNSDISAYYQTRAAHHGVVTSDWLAQAQAAVGHHSEETVSLNYSGDSGKKFSVIDEFNNWRKQPDLAEAVAAIRALASVIRSSEATTMMELEIELKKASDSLKSWDKTSISLTAGCDLFMRYVTRTSALEYEEFNSAKSRLLERAEKFGEISYKARKIIAMLSQDFIFDGCTILVHGFSRVVFEVLKTAAQNRKNFRVLCTEGRPDRSGLRLSNELAKLDVPVKLLIDSAVAYSMDEVDMVFVGADGVVESGGVINMMGTYQIALVAKSMNKPVYVAAESYKFARLYPLDQKDMVPALRPIDFGVPIPSKVEVETSARDYTPPQYLTLLFTDLGVLTPSVVSDELIQLYL from the exons ATGTGGCGTAGATCAGCTTCATTCATTCTCGACAAAAACCAAAACGACGTCGTCACAATGGACTCTAACCCTAACCCTAACCCTAATTCTGATATTTCAGCTTACTATCAAACTAGAGCGGCTCACCATGGAGTTGTTACCAGTGACTGGCTAGCTCAGGCTCAAGCTGCTGTGGGCCACCACTCGGAAGAAACTGTATCCCTGAACTATTCTGGTGATTCCG GTAAGAAATTTAGTGTGATTGATGAGTTCAATAATTGGCGTAAACAGCCTGATTTGGCTGAGGCTGTCGCCGCTATTAGGGCTTTGGCTTCGGTTATTCGGTCGAGTGAAGCAACTACCATGATGGAGCTTGAAATTGAGCTCAAGAAGGCTTCCGATTCTCTCAAG TCATGGGACAAAACCTCCATCTCTTTGACAGCTGGTTGTGATTTGTTCATGCGCTATGTAACAAGAACTTCAGCATTGGAATATGAGGAATTTAATTCAGCCAAGTCTCGCCTTCTTGAACGTGCAGAGAAGTTTGGGGAAATATCTTATAAG GCTCGGAAGATAATTGCAATGCTCAGCCAAGACTTTATTTTTGATGGCTGCACCATTTTAGTACATGGCTTCTCCAGAGTGGTGTTTGAGGTTCTGAAAACAGCAGCTCAGAATAGGAAGAATTTTCGAGTTCTTTGCACTG AAGGGAGGCCAGACAGGAGTGGGCTACGATTATCCAACGAGCTAGCCAAGCTTGATGTTCCTGTGAAACTCTTAATAGATTCTGCTGTGGCCTATAGCATGGATGAAGTTGACATGGTTTTTGTTGGAGCTGACGGTGTGGTTGAAAGTGGAGGCGTTATCAACATGATGGGAACCTACCAAATTGCTTTGGTAGCTAAGAGCATGAATAAACCAGTCTATGTAGCCGCTGAAAGCTATAAG TTTGCTCGACTCTATCCGCTGGACCAAAAAGATATGGTTCCGGCATTACGTCCAATTGATTTTGGGGTGCCAATTCCATCCAAGGTGGAGGTTGAAACTTCTGCTCGTGATTATACACCACCTCAGTATCTTACACTACTATTCACGGATTTGGGCGTTCTAACACCATCTGTAGTAAGTGATGAGCTTATACAGCTATATTTATAG